In Primulina eburnea isolate SZY01 chromosome 3, ASM2296580v1, whole genome shotgun sequence, one DNA window encodes the following:
- the LOC140825805 gene encoding uncharacterized protein: MGGGMETNKNRWIEDWSTARENLEHNFRWTRRNFALVGIFGIALPVLVYKGIVREFHMQDEDAGRPHRKFGFL, from the exons ATGGGGGGAGGGATGGAAACGAACAAGAACCGTTGGATCGAGGATTGGTCCACGGCTAGAGAGAATCTGGAGCACAATTTCCGCTGGACCCGCCGCAATTTTGCGCTTGTCGGAATATTCGGCATCGCTCTGCCCGTTCTCGTCTACAAGGGCATCGTCCGGGAATTC CACATGCAAGACGAGGATGCGGGGAGGCCACATAGGAAATTTGGATTCCTGTAA
- the LOC140828124 gene encoding uncharacterized protein has translation MAKGLIWATAEDLSRNRARVLMLYRQILRSINSPDLPLNLAARLAKKAEARAIFLLHSEERSLHNIEDLIDCAEYALSILKKGQVPKIIQ, from the coding sequence ATGGCGAAAGGTTTGATATGGGCAACTGCAGAGGATTTGTCACGGAACCGAGCTAGGGTATTGATGTTGTATCGCCAAATATTGAGGAGCATCAATTCACCTGATTTGCCACTCAACTTAGCAGCAAGGCTAGCCAAGAAAGCCGAGGCTCGAGCCATTTTTCTGCTGCATTCTGAAGAACGATCTCTTCACAACATTGAAGATCTCATCGACTGTGCAGAGTACGCTCTTAGTATCTTAAAAAAAGGCCAAGTCCCCAAAATTATACAATAA
- the LOC140825806 gene encoding proteasome subunit beta type-6 — MDLDAPHSMGTTIIGVTYNGGVVLGADSRTSTGMYVANRASDKITQLTDNVYLCRSGSAADSQIVSDYVRHFLHQHTIQLGQPSTVKVAANLIRLFSYNNKDMLQTGLIVGGWDKYEGGKIYGVPLGGTLLDLPFTIGGSGSSYLYGFFDQAWKAGMSQSEAEQLVVKAVSLAIARDGASGGVVRTVTINSDGVSRKFFPGDELPLWHEELEARDSLLDILSSASPDPMVS; from the exons ATGGATCTCGACGCTCCTCACTCGATGGGAACTACGATAATAGGCGTCACCTACAACGGCGGCGTTGTTCTCGGCGCCGACTCACGCACGAGCACTG GAATGTATGTGGCAAACAGGGCATCTGATAAGATCACTCAGTTGACAGACAATGTCTACCTTTGCCGCTCTGGATCG GCTGCAGATTCGCAGATTGTTTCTGATTATGTCCGTCACTTTCTCCATCAGCACAC GATACAACTTGGGCAGCCTTCAACTGTAAAAGTTGCTGCGAATCTTATCAGattattttcttacaataataag GACATGCTTCAAACAGGCCTTATTGTTGGTGGCTGGGATAAGTATGAAGGGGGGAAAATATATGGAGTACCTCTAGGAGGAACACTTTTAGATCTCCCCTTCACTATTGGAG GATCTGGCTCTTCATATTTGTACGGTTTCTTTGACCAAGCATGGAAGGCAGGGATGTCTCAGAGCGAAGCTGAG CAATTAGTCGTCAAGGCGGTCTCTCTTGCCATTGCTCGTGATGGTGCTAGTGGTGGTGTTGTTCGCACCGTGACC ATCAACTCTGATGGGGTCAGTCGGAAGTTCTTCCCAGGTGACGAACTCCCTCTCTGGCACGAAGAATTGGAAGCCCGCGACTCATTGTTGGATATTTTGTCATCTGCCAGTCCTGATCCGATGGTCAGTTGA
- the LOC140825807 gene encoding U-box domain-containing protein 35-like isoform X1 — translation MSNQRGDGEKKQEMVVVAIDKDKSSQSALKWAADHFLGKGKTVILLHVKQKSPSGTVGSHSTYSDNDDVSKGSKGPFDNQTKELFLPFRCFCNRKDIKVSEVLLEETDVSRALCDYARNNLIENLVIGASVRTGFNRFKTVDIPGNVTKGAPEFCTVYVIAKGKILTVKSAMINSASIEAPRPLQNSTTNPPGSTDARFMQVNGTRGGAYVDGSSFPARTSGMDNTDSIKSPFTRGKAFNRSYGDLSLPDTDISFVSSSRPSNDRMMCAWDQDTNLPPRLSSGSDSENPMSFGSQISNSKSSDAGSSFGIFSSSSQESGSNPWSGSQSLDDVEAEMRRLKQELKQTMDMYSSACKEAFTAKQKALELHRWKVEEQQKLEEARQAEEAALAIAEREKQKCREALEKAEAAQRIAEFEAQKRINAERKALREAEEKKKVLDKLAQSDVRYRKYSIEEIEAATDYFSQSCKIGEGGYGPVYKCYLDHTQVAVKVLRHDAAQGRSQFQQEVEVLSCIRHPNMVLLLGACPEYGCLVYECMVNGSLEDRLFRRGNTPVLSWQLRFRIAAEIGTGLLFLHQTKPEPLVHRDLKPANILLDRNFVSKISDVGLARLVPPSVADTVTQYHMTSAAGTFCYIDPEYQQTGMLGTKSDIYSLGVMLLQIITSKPPMGLTHHVERAIEKGTFGDMLDPTVPDWPIEEALGFAKIALKCAELRRKDRPDLGTVVLPELNRLRALAEESMPTMSMQATNPRISPSPRESYSHVAESQKKLYSNSEGIRGRTMTGYIPENRNLEANES, via the exons ATGTCGAATCAAAGAGGGGATGGAGAGAAGAAGCAAGAAATGGTTGTGGTCGCCATTGATAAAGATAAAAGCAGCCAATCTGCATTGAAATGGGCTGCTGATCATTTCCTTGGCAAAGGCAAAACTGTCATTCTCCTCCATGTCAAACAGAAATCTCCGTCCGGTACCG TTGGAAGCCATTCTACTTACTCCGACAATGATGACGTTTCGAAAGGTAGCAAGGGTCCATTCGACAACCAAACCAAGGAGCTTTTccttcccttccgatgcttttGCAACCGCAAGGAC ATAAAAGTGAGTGAAGTTTTACTGGAAGAGACAGATGTAAGTAGAGCTCTTTGTGACTATGCCAGGAACAATTTAATAGAGAACTTGGTGATTGGTGCCAGTGTCAGAACTGGTTTTAACAG ATTCAAGACAGTTGATATTCCGGGTAATGTTACCAAAGGGGCACCCGAGTTCTGCACTGTTTATGTCATTGCAAAAGGGAAAATACTAACCGTCAAGTCGGCCATGATAAATTCAGCTTCAATAGAAGCTCCTCGCCCGCTGCAGAATTCGACAACTAACCCTCCTGGTTCAACTGATGCACGGTTCATGCAAGTTAACGGGACCCGAG GAGGCGCCTATGTCGATGGGTCATCTTTTCCTGCTAGGACAAGTGGAATGGATAACACAGATTCAATCAA ATCACCATTTACTAGAGGAAAAGCTTTTAATAGATCATATGGGGACCTTTCTCTGCCTGACACCGATATATCGTTTGTGAGCTCAAGCAGGCCAAGCAACGACCGAATGATGTGTGCATGGGATCAAGATACGAATCTGCCCCCTCGTCTGTCAAGCGGGTCAGACTCAGAAAACCCGATGAGTTTTGGATCCCAAATCTCAAACTCCAAATCCTCCGATGCAGGCAGCAGTTTCGGGATCTTCTCTTCGAGTTCACAGGAAAGTGGAAGCAACCCTTGGTCAGGATCTCAAAGCTTG GATGATGTAGAAGCAGAGATGAGAAGGCTGAAACAGGAGTTGAAACAGACAATGGATATGTACAGCTCGGCTTGCAAGGAAGCATTCACTGCAAAACAGAAG GCACTCGAGCTTCATCGGTGGAAAGTGGAAGAACAACAAAAACTTGAAGAAGCACGGCAAGCAGAGGAAGCAGCATTAGCCATTGCAGAGAGAGAGAAACAAAAATGCCGGGAGGCTCTTGAGAAAGCCGAAGCGGCTCAAAGAATAGCTGAATTCGAAGCGCAGAAAAGAATCAATGCTGAAAGGAAAGCTCTCAGAGAAGCCGAAGAGAAGAAGAAAGTATTGGATAAGTTGGCACAAAGTGATGTTCGGTATCGAAAATACTCGATCGAGGAGATTGAAGCTGCTACTGATTATTTCTCGCAGTCTTGTAAAATCGGAGAAGGCGGATATGGGCCGGTTTACAAGTGCTACTTGGATCATACACAGGTCGCCGTTAAGGTTCTCCGGCACGATGCGGCTCAGGGAAGATCACAATTTCAACAAGAG GTCGAAGTTCTGAGTTGCATTCGGCATCCTAACATGGTGCTGCTCCTTGGGGCATGCCCCGAATATGGGTGTCTTGTGTACGAGTGCATGGTAAACGGTAGCTTGGAGGATCGTCTCTTTCGACGTGGGAACACTCCAGTCCTGTCATGGCAACTTCGATTCCGAATAGCAGCAGAAATCGGCACCGGCCTTCTTTTTCTCCACCAGACCAAGCCGGAGCCACTCGTGCACAGAGACCTTAAACCTGCCAACATTTTACTCGACCGCAACTTCGTCAGCAAGATCAGCGACGTTGGCTTAGCTCGGCTCGTTCCACCTTCAGTAGCCGACACGGTCACGCAATATCACATGACATCGGCAGCTGGAACGTTCTGTTACATTGACCCCGAGTATCAGCAAACCGGCATGCTGGGCACGAAATCTGACATTTACTCACTCGGAGTAATGCTACTTCAAATCATAACATCAAAGCCGCCGATGGGTTTGACTCATCACGTCGAAAGGGCTATCGAGAAAGGGACATTCGGCGACATGCTCGATCCCACGGTTCCCGATTGGCCGATAGAAGAGGCATTGGGCTTTGCAAAGATAGCACTTAAGTGTGCAGAATTGAGGCGCAAAGATAGACCTGATCTTGGAACCGTGGTGTTACCTGAGCTCAACAGATTACGAGCATTAGCCGAAGAATCGATGCCTACTATGTCCATGCAGGctacaaatccaagaatcagcCCAAGTCCTAGAGAGTCTTATTCTCAT GTGGCTGAATCTCAGAAGAAGCTATACTCAAATAGTGAAGGCATTCGAGGACGTACGATGACAGGATATATTCCAGAAAATAGAAATTTGGAAGCAAATGAATCTTAG
- the LOC140825807 gene encoding U-box domain-containing protein 35-like isoform X2, with translation MSNQRGDGEKKQEMVVVAIDKDKSSQSALKWAADHFLGKGKTVILLHVKQKSPSVGSHSTYSDNDDVSKGSKGPFDNQTKELFLPFRCFCNRKDIKVSEVLLEETDVSRALCDYARNNLIENLVIGASVRTGFNRFKTVDIPGNVTKGAPEFCTVYVIAKGKILTVKSAMINSASIEAPRPLQNSTTNPPGSTDARFMQVNGTRGGAYVDGSSFPARTSGMDNTDSIKSPFTRGKAFNRSYGDLSLPDTDISFVSSSRPSNDRMMCAWDQDTNLPPRLSSGSDSENPMSFGSQISNSKSSDAGSSFGIFSSSSQESGSNPWSGSQSLDDVEAEMRRLKQELKQTMDMYSSACKEAFTAKQKALELHRWKVEEQQKLEEARQAEEAALAIAEREKQKCREALEKAEAAQRIAEFEAQKRINAERKALREAEEKKKVLDKLAQSDVRYRKYSIEEIEAATDYFSQSCKIGEGGYGPVYKCYLDHTQVAVKVLRHDAAQGRSQFQQEVEVLSCIRHPNMVLLLGACPEYGCLVYECMVNGSLEDRLFRRGNTPVLSWQLRFRIAAEIGTGLLFLHQTKPEPLVHRDLKPANILLDRNFVSKISDVGLARLVPPSVADTVTQYHMTSAAGTFCYIDPEYQQTGMLGTKSDIYSLGVMLLQIITSKPPMGLTHHVERAIEKGTFGDMLDPTVPDWPIEEALGFAKIALKCAELRRKDRPDLGTVVLPELNRLRALAEESMPTMSMQATNPRISPSPRESYSHVAESQKKLYSNSEGIRGRTMTGYIPENRNLEANES, from the exons ATGTCGAATCAAAGAGGGGATGGAGAGAAGAAGCAAGAAATGGTTGTGGTCGCCATTGATAAAGATAAAAGCAGCCAATCTGCATTGAAATGGGCTGCTGATCATTTCCTTGGCAAAGGCAAAACTGTCATTCTCCTCCATGTCAAACAGAAATCTCCGTCCG TTGGAAGCCATTCTACTTACTCCGACAATGATGACGTTTCGAAAGGTAGCAAGGGTCCATTCGACAACCAAACCAAGGAGCTTTTccttcccttccgatgcttttGCAACCGCAAGGAC ATAAAAGTGAGTGAAGTTTTACTGGAAGAGACAGATGTAAGTAGAGCTCTTTGTGACTATGCCAGGAACAATTTAATAGAGAACTTGGTGATTGGTGCCAGTGTCAGAACTGGTTTTAACAG ATTCAAGACAGTTGATATTCCGGGTAATGTTACCAAAGGGGCACCCGAGTTCTGCACTGTTTATGTCATTGCAAAAGGGAAAATACTAACCGTCAAGTCGGCCATGATAAATTCAGCTTCAATAGAAGCTCCTCGCCCGCTGCAGAATTCGACAACTAACCCTCCTGGTTCAACTGATGCACGGTTCATGCAAGTTAACGGGACCCGAG GAGGCGCCTATGTCGATGGGTCATCTTTTCCTGCTAGGACAAGTGGAATGGATAACACAGATTCAATCAA ATCACCATTTACTAGAGGAAAAGCTTTTAATAGATCATATGGGGACCTTTCTCTGCCTGACACCGATATATCGTTTGTGAGCTCAAGCAGGCCAAGCAACGACCGAATGATGTGTGCATGGGATCAAGATACGAATCTGCCCCCTCGTCTGTCAAGCGGGTCAGACTCAGAAAACCCGATGAGTTTTGGATCCCAAATCTCAAACTCCAAATCCTCCGATGCAGGCAGCAGTTTCGGGATCTTCTCTTCGAGTTCACAGGAAAGTGGAAGCAACCCTTGGTCAGGATCTCAAAGCTTG GATGATGTAGAAGCAGAGATGAGAAGGCTGAAACAGGAGTTGAAACAGACAATGGATATGTACAGCTCGGCTTGCAAGGAAGCATTCACTGCAAAACAGAAG GCACTCGAGCTTCATCGGTGGAAAGTGGAAGAACAACAAAAACTTGAAGAAGCACGGCAAGCAGAGGAAGCAGCATTAGCCATTGCAGAGAGAGAGAAACAAAAATGCCGGGAGGCTCTTGAGAAAGCCGAAGCGGCTCAAAGAATAGCTGAATTCGAAGCGCAGAAAAGAATCAATGCTGAAAGGAAAGCTCTCAGAGAAGCCGAAGAGAAGAAGAAAGTATTGGATAAGTTGGCACAAAGTGATGTTCGGTATCGAAAATACTCGATCGAGGAGATTGAAGCTGCTACTGATTATTTCTCGCAGTCTTGTAAAATCGGAGAAGGCGGATATGGGCCGGTTTACAAGTGCTACTTGGATCATACACAGGTCGCCGTTAAGGTTCTCCGGCACGATGCGGCTCAGGGAAGATCACAATTTCAACAAGAG GTCGAAGTTCTGAGTTGCATTCGGCATCCTAACATGGTGCTGCTCCTTGGGGCATGCCCCGAATATGGGTGTCTTGTGTACGAGTGCATGGTAAACGGTAGCTTGGAGGATCGTCTCTTTCGACGTGGGAACACTCCAGTCCTGTCATGGCAACTTCGATTCCGAATAGCAGCAGAAATCGGCACCGGCCTTCTTTTTCTCCACCAGACCAAGCCGGAGCCACTCGTGCACAGAGACCTTAAACCTGCCAACATTTTACTCGACCGCAACTTCGTCAGCAAGATCAGCGACGTTGGCTTAGCTCGGCTCGTTCCACCTTCAGTAGCCGACACGGTCACGCAATATCACATGACATCGGCAGCTGGAACGTTCTGTTACATTGACCCCGAGTATCAGCAAACCGGCATGCTGGGCACGAAATCTGACATTTACTCACTCGGAGTAATGCTACTTCAAATCATAACATCAAAGCCGCCGATGGGTTTGACTCATCACGTCGAAAGGGCTATCGAGAAAGGGACATTCGGCGACATGCTCGATCCCACGGTTCCCGATTGGCCGATAGAAGAGGCATTGGGCTTTGCAAAGATAGCACTTAAGTGTGCAGAATTGAGGCGCAAAGATAGACCTGATCTTGGAACCGTGGTGTTACCTGAGCTCAACAGATTACGAGCATTAGCCGAAGAATCGATGCCTACTATGTCCATGCAGGctacaaatccaagaatcagcCCAAGTCCTAGAGAGTCTTATTCTCAT GTGGCTGAATCTCAGAAGAAGCTATACTCAAATAGTGAAGGCATTCGAGGACGTACGATGACAGGATATATTCCAGAAAATAGAAATTTGGAAGCAAATGAATCTTAG